cctaaaaatgattataagatgtatgttagaggtgcttggtgtgttagctccgggtgcctgtcatggccctctggttgggtcgtgacacccaaTGATCCCTCCTTGAATTGCCTTCACTTCTCCTCCAATAATGCTCTCAAACTTAGGGATTTTCGAATGGGATTCTAAGGGAAGAACACACTAAAGACCACATTCTGTTCAGTGATTTGCGCACCTGCACACTTAAGTTCGCACCGGCGGAGTAGACCTCGCCGCGGCAAACCCCTCAAAAATAGCTGCGCAACCAAGCTCGCTTCAGCGCACGCGCTCCTGCGGGAAAATTTTCGTAGGGGCGGAACGTGACCAAGTCCACAGAGTCTTGCTCCTAAGAGCGTCCACTTGCTGGAGTGTATCCGCAGGGGCGAGACCCTCTCTTGGCCCTGTGTATACACCAGAAACCAGAAAAATTTGGTTTTTGACTCTCAACACCCGAAATCCCGAGACCCTATTAGAACCTCCCCGAGACAAACTAAATTTGCAGACACTTGTAAAAATGCGCTATGAACTCACTCGCGCTCTtagaattcccaaaagaggtctcattgaccaagtcaaccccgaaCGGGaaaaaactaactttccaactgAAATACCAAAACACCCCCAAGACACctcgggaactgaaccaaacacTCAACAACCTATATTCGACGTTCCGAAGCTGATGGAACCAACGGAAATCCTAAAAGATGAAATTACCCCCGAAGATGCCCTAAGTCAACCTAACACTTAAACATTACTCAACTTAGCAAATTTTGAAAACAAGCAAAAGGGCGGTttcacaagggcaaaataggcGTTAAACATGAAAGCAACAAAAACCacctaacgggtcgttacatcatccaCCACTAAAACACATGTTCGTCCTCGAACATCAAAGacaagaaaagggaaaagacGTACCTGGGGCTTCAAAAAGCTGGGGGTACCTCGCCCTCATATCcaactcggtctcccaagtagcctcctccaTCGAACGATCACTCCAGtgaaccttcacagaagcaatttCTTTGGATCTCAACTTGCGAATCAGACAGTCCAAGATAGCAATCGGCTCCTCCTCATAGGATAAATTCTGATCAAGCATCACTGAATCCCATCTAATTACATGTGAATCTCTAAGCAAGACCGTACCCCATGGCCTCACCTCAAAAGAATCAAACCATGCAATGGGAGAtcgacatctcctaccatacaaggcCTTAAACGGCGCCATCTTAATACTCGAATAataactgttattgtaagcaaactcagcCAAAGGCAAGAATTGTTCCCAATGACCACTAAAATCAATCacgcatgctctcaacatatcttccaaaaaatggatagtacgctcggactgaccatcagtctgggatgaaatgctgtgctcaACTCAACCCGAGCACCCAACTCCTTTTGTAAATACTTCCAGAAGTAAGAAGTGAACTGAGTCCCTTTACCAGAAATAATGGAAACGGGCACTCCTTGCAAATGAAGAATCTCACGAATGTAGGTCTTAGCTAGCTTCTCAGAAGTATAAGTCGTATGAACAGGAATTAAATGAGCTGATTTAGTCAAAcgatccacaatcacccaaacgGAGTCAAACTTACCCAAAGTCCGTGGCAACCTTACCACAAAGTCTATGGCAATCCTTTCCCTTTTCCACTCGGGAATAGGCATCCTTTGAGAAATCccaccgggcttttgatgctcatacttcacttgttgacaattcagACACTTAGACACAAATTTAACAATATCACGCTTCATGCTACAccaccaatagtgttgcttCAGATCTCGATACATCTTCATAGCAccagggtgaatagaatacctcgaGCTGTGGGCCTCCTCCATAATCAAAGTAGTCAAATCACCAGTCCGAGGCACACACACTCGTCCTTTAATCCTCAAAATCCCTTCTTCATCAAGCTTTGCCTCATGAGCTTTCCCCTTCAacactttatcacaaattttcaCAACTTTGGATCATCAAATTGTTGAGCTCGAATCTGCTCCAACAAAGAGGAACGCGCCTCCACACAAGCAAAAACCCTTCCAGGTTCAGAAATATCAaatctaaacaaaaaaaattccaaactcTGAATCTCTCTTTCCAAAGTTCTCTCCGCAACTTGGAGATAAGCAAGACTACCCATACTCACTGATTTCCGACTCAAGGCATCCGCGACCACATTGGCCTTACCGGAATGATAAAGGATAGAcatatcataatccttgagTAACTCTAACTATCTTCGTTGCCTCATGTTCAGATCCTTTTGGTTGAATCTGCgctgaagactcttatgatttGTGAAAACCTAGCAATTCACG
The nucleotide sequence above comes from Lycium ferocissimum isolate CSIRO_LF1 unplaced genomic scaffold, AGI_CSIRO_Lferr_CH_V1 ctg6182, whole genome shotgun sequence. Encoded proteins:
- the LOC132045187 gene encoding uncharacterized protein LOC132045187 is translated as MAIASPLTRLTQKAVPFQWSDECEASFRKLKALVTSAPILTLPVEGEGFLCIVMLQVLKGKAHEAKLDEEGILRIKGRVCVPRTGDLTTLIMEEAHSSRYSIHPGAMKMYRDLKQHYWWCSMKRDIVKFVSKCLNCQQVKYEHQKPGGISQRMPIPEWKRERIAIDFVVRLPRTLGKFDSVWVIVDRLTKSAHLIPVHTTYTSEKLAKTYIREILHLQGVPVSIISGKGTQFTSYFWNGHWEQFLPLAEFAYNNSYYSSIKMAPFKALYGRRCRSPIAWFDSFEVRPWGTVLLRDSHVIRWDSVMLDQNLSYEEEPIAILDCLIRKLRSKEIASVKVHWSDRSMEEATWETELDMRARYPQLFEAP